One Methylobacterium oryzae DNA window includes the following coding sequences:
- a CDS encoding ABC transporter permease has product MLAFTFRRVLVALAVALTVSVASFLLLHLSGDLATAIAGPEATGPQIAQIRQDYGLDQPLLTQFLTWGWRALHLDFGNSFYFRESVIDLLAARLPITLYLGIIALAVALFVAIPLGVVAAVKRDTWIDRTALAVSVLGQAMPSFWFGLTLILIFSVNLRWLPVSGNATWKNFVLPAVALGYYAMPAVMRLTRNGMLEVLASDYVRTARAKGLPPRKILVRHALRNAVIPVIALSAVQFGFMLGGSIVIEAVFSLQGLGQLAWESIARNDFPVVQAIVLVLAMIYIGLTLAADLLNAFLDPRLRQS; this is encoded by the coding sequence ATGCTGGCCTTCACGTTCCGGCGCGTGCTGGTCGCCCTGGCGGTGGCCCTCACGGTCTCGGTGGCGAGCTTCCTGCTCCTCCACCTCTCGGGCGACCTCGCGACCGCGATCGCCGGCCCCGAGGCCACCGGCCCGCAGATCGCCCAGATCCGCCAGGATTACGGGCTGGACCAGCCGCTGCTGACCCAGTTCCTCACCTGGGGCTGGCGGGCCCTGCACCTCGATTTCGGCAACTCCTTCTATTTCCGCGAGAGCGTGATCGACCTGCTCGCCGCCCGCCTGCCGATCACCCTCTATCTCGGCATCATCGCGCTCGCCGTGGCCCTGTTCGTGGCGATCCCGCTGGGCGTCGTCGCCGCCGTGAAGCGGGACACGTGGATCGACCGGACGGCGCTCGCCGTCTCGGTGCTCGGCCAGGCGATGCCGAGCTTCTGGTTCGGCCTGACGCTGATCCTGATCTTCTCCGTCAACCTCCGCTGGCTGCCGGTCTCGGGCAACGCCACGTGGAAGAACTTCGTCCTGCCGGCGGTCGCCCTCGGCTACTACGCGATGCCGGCGGTGATGCGCCTCACCCGCAACGGCATGCTGGAGGTGCTGGCCTCCGACTACGTCCGCACCGCCCGCGCCAAGGGGCTGCCGCCGCGCAAGATCCTGGTGCGGCACGCGCTGCGCAACGCCGTGATCCCGGTGATCGCCCTCTCGGCGGTGCAGTTCGGCTTCATGCTGGGCGGCTCGATCGTGATCGAGGCGGTGTTCTCGCTCCAGGGGCTCGGGCAGCTCGCCTGGGAATCCATCGCCCGCAACGACTTCCCGGTCGTCCAGGCGATCGTGCTGGTGCTCGCCATGATCTATATCGGCCTGACGCTCGCCGCCGACCTCTTGAACGCCTTCCTCGACCCGCGCCTGCGCCAGTCGTGA
- a CDS encoding ABC transporter permease — protein sequence MSLPPDTAALAAPALPPDAPIALAPVPSPTRLILRRGLRHTGFLIGAGILGLIVLAALAAPLIAPHDPYAQDVSRRLIPPVWQAKGTWEHVLGTDKLGRDYLSRLLYGGQISLLIGISAALISGLIGTTLGLCAGYFGGWVDSVVSYVVTTRLAMPVVLVALAMAALVGGSLKVVVLVLGFLLWDRFAVVTRAATQQIRNQDFVSAARAAGLTDLRIIRQEILPNIMNALIVVATLEMAHAILLEAALSFLGLGVQPPLPSWGLMIAEGKQYMFFQPWVITIPGVALLLLVLAINLLGDGLRDITAPEARH from the coding sequence ATGAGCCTCCCCCCCGACACGGCGGCGCTCGCCGCCCCGGCCCTGCCCCCGGACGCGCCGATCGCGCTGGCGCCGGTCCCCTCCCCCACTCGCCTGATCCTGCGCCGGGGCCTGCGCCACACCGGCTTCCTGATCGGGGCCGGGATCCTCGGGCTGATCGTGCTGGCGGCGCTCGCCGCCCCGCTCATCGCCCCGCACGACCCCTACGCGCAGGACGTGTCCCGCCGCCTGATCCCGCCGGTCTGGCAGGCCAAGGGCACCTGGGAGCACGTGCTCGGCACCGACAAGCTCGGCCGCGACTACCTGAGCCGCCTGCTCTACGGCGGCCAGATCTCCCTCCTGATCGGGATCTCGGCGGCGCTGATCTCCGGGCTGATCGGCACGACGCTCGGCCTGTGCGCCGGCTATTTCGGCGGCTGGGTCGATTCGGTGGTCAGCTACGTCGTGACCACGCGGCTCGCCATGCCGGTGGTGCTGGTGGCGCTGGCCATGGCGGCGCTGGTCGGCGGCTCGCTCAAGGTGGTGGTGCTGGTGCTGGGCTTCCTGCTCTGGGACCGCTTCGCCGTGGTGACGCGGGCCGCCACCCAGCAGATCCGCAACCAGGACTTCGTCTCGGCCGCCCGCGCCGCGGGGCTCACGGACCTGCGGATCATCCGCCAGGAGATCCTGCCCAACATCATGAACGCGCTGATCGTCGTGGCGACCCTGGAGATGGCCCACGCGATCCTGCTGGAGGCCGCCCTGTCGTTCCTCGGGCTCGGCGTGCAGCCGCCCCTGCCCTCCTGGGGCCTGATGATCGCCGAGGGCAAGCAGTACATGTTCTTCCAGCCCTGGGTGATCACCATCCCGGGCGTGGCGCTCCTCCTCCTCGTGCTGGCGATCAATCTCTTAGGTGATGGCCTGCGCGACATCACCGCTCCCGAGGCGCGCCACTGA
- a CDS encoding ABC transporter substrate-binding protein, producing MPLRTLTRAATLAASFATLIAAHPALAGKANDTLVYASDSEPENVSPYHNSAREGVILARNCWDTLLYRDPKDGTYKPFLATAWKWADDTTLDLTIREGVVFHNGDPLGPEDVAFTFNYVLTPEARTVTRQNVDWMKSVEVTGPHSVRIHLKAPFPAALEYLAGPTPIFPANYFKKVGLDGFAKAPVGSGPYRITKVDSGRGVSMERFDKYWAESPLGKPKIGKLQFRVIPDGESRMAELMTGGVDWIWRVPSDQAEQLRAAPNITVLNSETMRVGFLQFDTLGRAKENSPLKDVRVRQAISYAIDRKAMVDNLVRGASRVMNALCFVDQFGCTDQGVPRYAYDPAKAKALLKEAGYPNGFEIDLGAYRERDYAEAVIGYLGAVGIKARLNYLRYAAFRDALRAGKTSIGYQTWGSFSVLDVSAFDGVYFRGGEEDLTKDPQVIADLQEGDSSMDPEKRKAAYAKALQRIAAQAYALPMFSYSTNYAFTSDLTFTAQPDEVPRFYAASWK from the coding sequence ATGCCGCTACGGACCCTCACCCGAGCCGCCACCCTGGCCGCCTCGTTCGCGACCCTGATCGCCGCCCACCCGGCGCTGGCCGGCAAGGCCAACGACACATTGGTCTACGCGTCGGACAGCGAGCCCGAGAACGTCAGCCCGTATCACAACAGCGCCCGCGAGGGCGTGATCCTGGCCCGGAACTGCTGGGACACGCTGCTGTACCGGGATCCCAAGGACGGCACCTACAAGCCGTTCCTGGCGACCGCTTGGAAATGGGCGGACGACACGACCCTCGACCTCACGATCCGCGAGGGCGTGGTCTTCCACAACGGCGACCCGCTCGGGCCGGAGGACGTGGCCTTCACGTTCAACTACGTGCTGACCCCCGAAGCGCGCACGGTCACCCGCCAGAACGTCGACTGGATGAAGTCGGTGGAGGTGACCGGCCCGCACAGCGTGCGCATCCACCTGAAGGCCCCGTTCCCGGCGGCGCTGGAATACCTCGCCGGCCCGACCCCGATCTTCCCGGCCAACTACTTCAAGAAGGTCGGCCTCGACGGTTTCGCCAAGGCGCCGGTCGGCAGCGGCCCGTACCGGATCACCAAGGTCGACAGCGGCCGCGGCGTCTCCATGGAGCGGTTCGACAAGTACTGGGCCGAGAGCCCTCTGGGTAAGCCGAAGATCGGCAAGCTGCAGTTCCGCGTCATCCCGGACGGCGAGAGCCGGATGGCCGAGCTGATGACCGGCGGCGTCGACTGGATCTGGCGGGTGCCGAGCGACCAAGCCGAGCAGTTGCGCGCCGCGCCCAACATCACGGTCCTCAATTCCGAGACGATGCGGGTCGGGTTCCTGCAGTTCGACACGCTGGGCCGGGCGAAGGAGAACTCGCCGCTCAAGGACGTGCGCGTCCGGCAGGCGATCTCCTACGCCATCGACCGCAAGGCGATGGTCGACAACCTCGTGCGCGGCGCCTCGCGGGTGATGAACGCGCTGTGCTTCGTCGACCAGTTCGGCTGCACCGACCAGGGCGTGCCGCGCTACGCCTACGACCCCGCCAAGGCCAAGGCGCTGCTCAAGGAAGCCGGCTACCCGAACGGGTTCGAGATCGACCTCGGCGCCTATCGCGAGCGCGACTACGCCGAGGCGGTGATCGGCTATCTCGGCGCCGTCGGCATCAAGGCGCGGCTCAACTACCTGCGCTACGCGGCGTTCCGCGACGCGCTGCGGGCCGGCAAGACCTCGATCGGCTACCAGACCTGGGGGTCGTTCTCGGTGCTCGACGTCTCGGCCTTCGACGGGGTGTATTTCCGCGGCGGCGAGGAGGACCTGACCAAGGATCCGCAGGTGATCGCCGACCTGCAGGAGGGCGACAGCTCCATGGATCCCGAGAAGCGCAAGGCCGCCTACGCCAAGGCGCTCCAGCGGATCGCCGCGCAGGCCTACGCCCTGCCGATGTTCTCCTACTCGACCAACTACGCCTTCACGTCGGACCTGACCTTCACGGCCCAGCCCGACGAGGTGCCGCGCTTCTACGCGGCGTCGTGGAAGTGA